GGAGGCGACGCTGGCGCCAGGTCGCAGTGCCAGAAGTGAGTACATACGTCTATGACCTGCAAACAAAGGTGGAAGAAGAATGGAACGAATGAGAATGAGTACGGCAAGGCTAGTCAGGGGGGGGCCTGGGGTCTGGGCTGGCTGGCCATTGTTGCTATGGCTTCTTCTCCTATCTGGATACCCGCATACGGTTTGAAAATGTAAAGTGCCATTCAATTTATCGATTTGAAGATGGAATGGACGGTGACACGGATGGGCGGATGGGGGACGGACAGGCAGGCACTCCAGATAATCGGATATGCTCTGGGGAATTGGCATGTGGGTAGTAGAGGGGAGGGGTGACTGTCAATTAAAtagcaacgacaacgacaacgacagtagtgtgcgtgtgcgtgtgtgtgtgtgtccgatAAGGTCACCAACGACCTACCGTCTCGCATTTCTctaaagcaacaacaacaacaacaaaggagCAACAAATTTAGTTTATCATGCagaattgttgttgttgtcaccTTGAACCATtttccttctctctttttttttgtttttgctaatTGGATTTATTGTTGACTGCTGACAAAGAGCAATACCAATATATCGGTAAATGTACATGTGCCGTGTGTGGTGGTCCCCCTCTGACGCACTCCGAATCGCATTTTGACCTATCGGAAAGTGACAGAAGGTGCGGtttgcctgtgtctgtgtgtgtgtgtgtgaatgggAGTGAGGAGTGGGAGTGTGAAGAGTGCAAACATGTGCTACAGTTTTAGTGCCTTTGTAGTAGGCAGAACAAACATATGGCAATTATctaaatattaattttgctTATGGGACACTAACCCCCGCCGCACCCCACCCCCACGCGTTGCCACCGTTTAAATCTTATCTTTCAATTAGCTGCCTGCTGCGCATTGAAATGGCACTTGCCTACTAATTGGAGGATTAGAAAATTGATGAAAATGACATTCTATTGCCCGTCGCCGCCACAAGTGGTGCATCATCTGGATGgctgagagggagagagagctgcCGCAGCTTTCAATCAATAATTATTGGGAGCACACAGATGAGGAAGGGGGCCGGGACGGGAAAGGTGCACTGTGGAGGGCTTTTGGGTGCGAGGTACATGTCATGGCTGTTACATGGGCAGACAACCAtcccagcacacacacacactcttatgcacatgtacatactcgtataagcTCCAGTCGGAGCATAATTACATCTTGTCAGAGACACCATGGGCCAAAACCTCAGACTCTGGTTAGATATAAAACAATATACGGTCAAATTTTGATAAGAGAGGTATGTAAAATCATGATGAGATTGGACTTTCAAGTGATAAGCTTTATGGATGCCATTTCCAAGACGTCAGAAATTTATGATATAgaataattataaatacaagccccgacacacacacacacacacaaataaataacttaTACATTTTCTCCGCCCTGACAGTTATTAAACCGTTTAGCGTACCGATCGTAAAGTGTGCAATTTAAACCATGACTGGCCACACTGTGCACGTATACACATGCAAACACGTTCGCCTATAAAGAGACCGTGCAAAGTGCACATAGCTGTCAATGTGTGTGGTGCTTGTGTGTTGTTTATGATTGTATTTTgtcattttacattttatgaTGTGACCAAAGGGTACAATGCCAAAACCGTTATGTGCGGTGCGGTCCGGTGCGGGCGGAGGTAACGATGTGTTGGGCATGGTGGCTTTTATTGAGTCCGGTTCGACGGTGGCAGCGGCTGCAATTGCAGCAGACAGCTAGCTGCCTtccaaaaggaaaagaaagaaatcaatttgcacaatttcaaagacggctgagcaacaacaatgccaaacagctgctgcttttgcttttctttaatGGATAAATTGCCATGGTAattggcaacaaaaaatgcctcaagcaagagagagagagagagatgtggaGAGCGCAAAAACGGTAATAAACGCTGGCAAAGGCGACGTCAACGTCGACGCGCATTCAAGCAGAGATAATTAAATGCGAGAGATGAAagcccgctgctgctgcccacaccCGGAAGTGCGAGGGGGAAAGTGATAGTTGCGAGTAACAGCAGTTTTAGAGTGGTGGCGAGAGAATCCAAGTGCATAGGGCGAATAGTGCAAAGGTCTAAACTAAACTAAGCTAGCTTGAGGCCAAAGGTTAAACACAATTGAAGCCGTTACATCTCATCAATTTAGCCAGGTTACAGCGTTGACCTAAATATGCTATATTTGACTTGAAAGAAGCCGAACCAGCAGCCCTGAAaggggcacacacatacacacacacacacacacaaatgcacaaAGGTCGCTAGTTCACTCTCTCTTGGTGTCGCTGttgctttttctctctctctgcctctctgagCACACCTGTGGCACGCTttatgtttattaataatttataaatataacaaGGCAGCCAACAACGGAAAACAACAGAATAAGAAGCAACAAGCCAAAGACGCTGCAAGCACATCCATTGTCTGCGTGTACGTGTGTATGTGAGtgtctgtgcctctgcctAGGGCTAAGCTTTTTAAAGCCCTAGATATCATCAGACAAACAGTTACAGCAGGACCGAGATCGTACTCAAAAATCACTTGCAAGAGCATTTCAATGTTACACCAGCGGCCaccaacaataaaaaaaagggaatgGAAAAAATTGTACGTTTCCAGCTCAAAGGAATGGAAATTCTTATCAGCCACAAGCTGCAGCTTTTTTGGGGGATGGCGGGGACCTTGAGACCTGGGCCAACAACACAGCTTACGCATTTACGCACTGCTTACACTCACTCACGCTcgtgtacacacacacacacacatacacaaagtACACACACTCGTAGATACAGGAACAGCAGCTCGCTTCgctacacacacaaatacacggaagggggtgggggactGATGTTATCCTTAACTAATTTTTGCTCAATTcaacaatttccacaaaaaaaaaacacaataaacaaTGCTGGAAACTCACATTTTTTTATCATTCACAGAGAGGCAGCtgcacagcaacaaaaacaaacaaatacaaccaataaaaaaatacaacacaaAGTGAATAGAGCAAATATTTAGCTGGCTGCCTCGATTTTCTATTAAACACAAAAGTTTATCTATGAATTTTAGCTGAACACTTTTCCAGGCCACCAcagttgaaaaatgttttttgtgcTGTCTTTTCTTCTtagcctgctgctgcttgccttCTTTTTTGCAATCAAAAActaacacacagaaaaaagaaTCGGAGCTTGCGCTGGGTACCCgtcgcgttcggttcggtgAAGGGGATGTTGATATATTGATATATCgataaatagatatatattttgtttggtgttGATAATATTAGGTGATATTGGCTATCAATATGGATATTCTTGTGGGATATATCAACGCAACTGCTTTGCTGAAGGTTAAAAGCGCCAACCGACTGCTTTCTGTTGTTTCGGGGGCCGCGGCCGAGAGCACACTGGTGgtacgaaaacgaaaacgagaacGAAGCAGCAAGCAGCGCAGCCAGCCAGCTGAAAAGCAGTGGAGAGGCACAGCTCGGCACGCATGGCGCTATTCCAAGAAACGTTTGCCTATGTGaagtaaattcaatttattctAATCAGtatacaatataagaaaataaCGCATTTATTGAAACGAAAGCCGAATTTCAAATGCTGTTTAAGAAGACTAGAGGACTGAAATCGTACTAcgatatacacatgtatgaAAATATGCTACTTCGTTGTTACATGTCTTAATTTGTTGTCACCTTAAGTAATCGAAAGAAAGCTAACGGAACCCAGAACACCCTAGTTGGCAAGTTGGACGGTTGTGCGCATCAAAAGCGCGCGAGAAAGCGGAATAGAAAATGGCTCATTCTCCTCTCTTCTCACACGCAGCCGGGTGACGAGACCGAGACGCTGTGTCCGTCGTAGGTGACGCAGTTGCCTCCAAGGGGTTGTAAATTGGATTTATGCATATCGGCcaatgaataaaatatatataatttccTTAAGAAATTGTAATGAACCTGCCACAAAATGCCCAGTGTGCGGGGGAGTAGGTGTCCTTGTAACCGCAATCACTCTCTCCCTTAAAAAGGCTGGTAGGAGAGGAGGCTAGATGGCGCTGCTGCAAGCTGCTCCTCAGGCAAGGCATGCTAATACCAAGGTAAGGCAGTCTGGCTCTCTGAGTAGCATAATACGTATGACAGACTTTCCTACTCCTCTAGCCATAAAGGCACTTTCTTGCACTACCTTACCTGGCTATTGGAATACCTTGTTTTCAGGCAGGTACACAGATTGACAGACGTTCGTTGACAAAGATGGAGAGCGGAAGGCTGCAAACCCCGTTAGGCTAGCTGCACTGACGTAAAGGGCCTCCAGGTGTATTCTACGGGTGAACCGAACCGATGATAAGCTGCCTCATCCACCACTCGTATCAAAATGTTTAGTAACGAGTTCTCTCTGtcaaaaccaaagcaaacatGTCACGACATGCACAGCATTCCGCTTACGTTTTCAGCGAACGAACGGCCAAAATCAACAAATAAGCAAACAGACACGCCAAATGCtcttctctgttctgttctgctcttcCCTCTTCTGCCACCTCCATCTGTCTGTCACTCTCTTTTGTATTacgcttgttgttgttgttttcgccCAGTCCTATGCATGTGGATAAAGTTCAACTTTGACATTTACAAAAAACGGCAAGTGCACAAGGCGCATGCTCCAAAAGCGAAAGCAACAATAATTGAGTTTTGAAATCAGTTAGTGCAAAATAATGCAATATTTCCGCACATTGCACCAAGCAGTGCAGTGCGCGCTCAAGCAGCCGCGTCGCGTCGCCGCCGCCTGACACTAGTTGCCGTTGCCTCTCTCTTAAAAAACACTTGATATTTCCGCAAGGCCCCCTCTACGGCTATACTGCTTTAATGTGCTCTGCTTTCGTTTAGAGGCAGTATCATAACGGTATTTAAAGCCATATGATTTTGAACAGATGACCTTACCTCTTGCTGCTTTAAGACTTCCTTGCTCTCGGGAACATTGATGCTCGATTTGAGACGCACAAGTAAATACTGCATATGTCCGTAGTTCATTGCGTGTGCATGTCGCGTTGATATCCGTTATCCGTTgctgattttcattttctgaaatttcaaattatttaaaaactaCACATTTTGATAAATTGATAGAAAATGCGACTTCTTTTTTAGAAAATTTGcaggttttatttttgtgggatttttaagggtgttttttttttagtagagttaaattttcttcagacctgttttttttgtgtatgcCTAACATGAGCATATCCAAAGGGTCGGGGATGGGGGATCCTAGTTCTGGTAATGGTGGACACCGTGGTAGGAGGCCTGCTTTTGGGCTGGGGTGCGCTGGCCGAAGGGGCTCTTCTCGTTGACCTCAAGAATGTAGTCGCCTTGGAGATCAAAGTCGGTCTGGAGACCCATGTAGGCGCGCTTGCCGAAGCCGTCCTTCTCCTTGTACTGCTCCAGCGAGTTAGCCGGGACAGCTGGGAAGTTGCGCTCGTTGCCTGGACGCACAGACTCGGCAAAGTAGCGGGTGGCACGGGCCACGGCCTCGATCACGTTCTTGGCACCGGGAACACCAGCGGACGGTCCATTGGGATAGAAGTCAACATCGCCGCAACGGAAGAAGGTACCCATGCCATAGGCAGAGGTATGGATGGCATCAACAAAATCAGCATCGCCGCGGGACAGACCAACCAAGGCGTTGCGACGCTTGGACAGCAGCTTTGCGGGGTCCAGACCGGTGATGCGGCGGAGCTTGTGTCCGGTTTGGGCAGTGAATTCATTACCGGCAGCACCAGCCACATGGGCGGCAATACCCTGACCAATCAAATGGATAATCTCCTGGGGCACACCCTTGTTGGTCAGCTGAATCAGAGTCTGGCCGATCATGGCACCAGTTCCGGCCACATCGAGCATGGCATAGCGCTTGAAGTTGGTCAACGTGGAGCCGAGATCAATGATCTACAAAAGGGTGCAACATAATGGGGCATATAAGAATCATGTGTATCAAGGGATGGGGTGCTTCACTCACGATCAAGTCGCCGCTGGCTGTCTTGGCCGATTTCCATTGATCCGCCTGCTCCTcgctggatgtggatgtgtagTCGTAGTCCTTGTTCGTCTGCTGCTGAtatccctgctgctgctcctgggcgttcttctgctgctgctggagattGTAGCGCTGAATGTAGGCCTGGACCAGCTTGCGCATGGCCTTCTTGGCGGTCTGGCTGGTCTGGGGCAGGCCAGTCAAAACGATGGTAACCTCATCCTCACCGAAACCGGTCTGAGCCTGGGCCTTCTCCACATAGTTGTTCAGCTTGGCCTCGACACGGTCGCCATTGGACTTGATAATCCAAACGGGCACATTGCTGGGGCTGGGCACAAAGCTGGGCGTCAGATCGTGCTTGATGTGGCTGACATGATCTAAGGAAGGTATGGTAGGTCTAGTTAGCTCTGAAAGTCCTTCAGCACCTCCTCAATTGACTCACAGATCTTCTCAATCAAGTTGGCTCCCTTGTGCAGTGGCTCGTTCTCCAGACGCTCCCAGGTAATGTCGTTCAGCGAGGGCACACTCTCCAGCTCGGAGGCACTCAGCCACTTGGTGGGCTTCAGCTCGTGCATGcccgtggaggaggaggcatcCTTGTTGGCATAGGCCACTGCCGTTAggcaggccagcagcaggcacagtCTCAGGCTCATGATTGGAATTTCGAATCGGTCTTGTCCAAACGTTGATCTACGTTTGATGGCTGTTTCAGCGGTGCTCAGGGTTTTTATAGAGGGCCGTGCCTCCTATACGTTCCGGATTTGTGCTGACCAGAGGAAGTCGAcgtctggctctggttctgtgCCCTTTCTGCTGATCTGGCTGTATGTGACTGTGGAAACTGCTACATTTGCTGAAAATACTATTCGATTTTGCATGGGTTTTGTCGTTGGGCAACCGGATCTGttatcagagagagagagaggggttcTTGAACCTCGTGTAACCTGAGCTGATTGGCATACACTTAGCTAGGCACATCTCGCTCGCAAGAACGCAACAAACTTGCAGCGATTGCGTCCCTCGTACAGAGGCAGGTGTTGAATGACATCCGATGGGGATTGTGCAATCATTAATATGCCTATAGATGcacaaaacaaatacatatagaGATCTGCATCACAATTCACAGATCTGTACGTAGTGCTACTCCTCTCTGCCCAGCTTGGGCTCTTTCCTCTCCTAGTAGCTTCAGCTAGGCCCAACGCAGCCATTAACCTATGGTTCCCATATCCATACTGCAATATTTTTATGAAAGGACGATGGCATGCTGGATTGGTATGGCAATATGCAATCGAGTATAAAGTACTGTCGAATACACAACGACACAAAAATAAGAAAGATTTCATTTTTGGctttacaaaaaaaagaaggtaAAAAACCCGGGTTTATTCTAATAAATCGTTAGTCTGAATAATCCTTTAGTTAACACGTTTATTGATATTGGTATAGCCAATGCCCACACAGGCCATTAGGACCTTTTGGGCACCACGCACATCGTCGCCCTCATCCTCATCTTCGGCCTCCGGATTCTCCAGTTTGAAGGTAATCGAAAAGAAGTCGCGCAGATGTTGTAGGAAGTGAACCGTGTAGGTGGATAAAGCACCTGGAAAATGATTACCATAGAATTGGTATTTTAAGAGGACTCAGAGGACTCCTACCTGTAAGGAACTTGGAGACATGCTTTTGCCCCAGGGCCATGTAGAGAGCCGCCAGCCATTGGTAGGCGGAGTCACAGCAGCCGCCGCGATAGATTTCATCGAGCAGACGCATGGCCACCTCCTGGCCCAGATCCTCAGGCACTGCAGGGGTGTCCTAAAGTGGATACAGAGATATTTTAAGAGGAGATGGCTATTAGGGGGGCTGATTACTACTTACGGACTCTTCGCGGGTATTGGAACTACAATCGGCGGCAAAGCAAACCCCCTCGGTGGtctccgctagcagacaaATGCCAAATCCTGGGGAATTGCCCGACATTTTGCCACGATTTTGATCGGTATAGATGTAGACATCGGGCAGGAATTTCAGCATACATCCCTTGGCCGCCTCCACAGTGCGATTGGCCATCGCGGGGGACACTTTGCACGCATATACCGTGCCGCGTATGCGCTTGATCATGCCCTGCGCCTGGCACTGGATGGCGCGCAGACTCTTGCGCACGGGGCAACGGAATTCAATCTCACCGCCACCCAATGGAGCCACACCGCGCTTCACCACACGCAGATCGAGCCCCTCATCCACCAGGAGGAAACGTTTCAGCAAGGACAGTGCGGCCCCCTTGATGTGATCCACCGAGGGTGAGTCCTTGCTGTTGGTCACACCGCGCAGGGTGGCGTTTAGTGGATTCTTGCAGAACGGTCCCAGGGCGATCAAGGCGTCCAAATAGTAGCCAATGCCACGCTGAACGCAGCAATCGTGATGGATTTGGCCGCCATGTAGGAGGCCGGGCGTGAACATGACACTGGTGCCGGCCGGATTCAGTTCGATTCGTGTGCCATTTGTAATTTTGTCCAGTAAACGGATCAGATTGATCTCGTATTCCCTTAGACCGGGGGCGGCTTCGTCTTCGGAACGGATTTGTGTGATCTTCAGTGGCTTGCCAGAGAGGCAAGCGAGGATGAGGCGCTGCTTAAGGAAGTTGCTGCCACGGTAAATGAGGCAATTGCCTTCCTGGGCAACTGGCGGCATGATTTTGCCTTCTATTTAacacaatttatttaaaaagttTCAGCACAGCCCTCTGCACGTGCGTCCAGAACAGGTAAACAACAATCGATATGGTAATCGATATAGTATCGATATTTTGCTGGCCATCTGGCAGCACTGTCTTAAAAATGTCATAGCGCATTTGTTTGAACTACGAGTATCTTCAAAGCTTAACAAGAATTTGCAAACAGTATTATTTTACGCGGTTTACCTCAAGTTGTTGTTCGTTCAATCATCACGAAACTTTTACGGTATTTTGTACacttttcggtatattttgacgTCCAAATTtagatggtatatttttaaaatgagaccgtatactTTGGTCTATTCCTGAGGGTCGGACCGTGTTCATTGGCTCCAAAACTTCAATTTTTTTGGCTGAGCAAGCGTCCAACGGCCCGTCGTATCAACTTCTCTTGAAAATGTCGCAAAATTTGTCCCTGAAAGTGGCACCGTCCAACAAAGATGATTACCTAGAATGTCCGTTTGATGAACGGCATCTCATCATGCGCAGTCGGATGACCGTACACTTGGTCCGCTGCGCGCCTAATCATCACGGGTCCAGGAAGGTGCGTTGTCCGTTCAACAATACCCATATTGACACCATAAGCAAAATGAAGGTAGGTGTTTGGAATTTATCACTCCAGTAaacaatatataataaatCGGTTGTGTTTTTATTCATATTAGATTCACGTTGGCACTTGCCCAGAACGCGCTGGATTCGAGAAATTTGTGCATCAGAATGAAATAGAAGAACCTGACGAGCTGCCTTACGAAAAAAGGGAGGAAATCGAGTGCAGTGAGGACTGGGACAAAGAGCCGGATGTGGGCACGTACAATCCCAAGCTCTATTGCGACAAAAAATTTCTGATTCTCAATCCCCAGGGCAATCCGCCAGCAGTCAAACGTCAAATTCGTGAATCGGAACGTAAGCGTTTCCAGCAGCACCAAAAATTCTGAATGACTAAGCGGCGGCCATTTTATCCAATCTCAGGGAGAACAATTTTCTTCATAATACAAAAACCTTATAATAAGTATCAGCACAAGTTTTCAAATTTGTGGCCTGAACACTGTTCACTTTATTGTGTACCACTTAATCATTAATTTTCCATAATTAAATACATTATTATGTAGCTAAAATgttaaaaaagaagaaatagCATTATTGGATAATAAAATCACGGACATGCATACTAGTACACATGTTTGTATGTACGCATTTAAGTAACAGAAAACCCATTGCCTTGTCAGCTCATTTTCCTGTTTTCACGAAGACGCAGCTATTTGATCTCTTCCCTTTACATCatattcgtttcgtttccccTTTTGAAAATTTACCGCAATATGGCGTGGCGAGGTTTTTTCAACTTAGTGGCAACGCTTGACTAAAATGTGGCGAGCATGAACGATCatgatttatttaaatcaattttaaatAGGTACAAATGTGAAATATGCTTTCATTTGTCAATTCACTTATTTATTTGGACAATACAATTtacaaaagagaaaagaaacattttatttaaatttgtgcTCGCCTGCTCTGCGCAAACTCTAGCCCAAGTCGAAAAACATAGAGGATAGCAAAGGGTATACGTATTTTTTGAAACTTAGTCaccttgtttttctttgtaaCATTTCTACATTAGAGCATTGTTTCACATTCCTCAGTATCTAAAATATTCCATTCCttacaatatatttttgctgaaacaaactaaataaaataaaaactgaatACACCGAATAACAACAATATCGCTTCGCGGAATTAGCACGAGGTATCGCGAGAACCATCCCCAGTTTACCGTGTATCGCGGCTATATAAGCACCCGCTCTCTCGCTCAGTCACAGTTAATGTTCCACGTACGGTTCTCCTCTGCGTTTCTCTCCGACAGCTCCAtccgaaaaaaagaaaaaaaacggtTTTTCTGCCCAGCAAAAATcttaaatcaaagaaaattactaacaacaacagcgaatTGCATTGGCTACTGGAAGAAAAGTGCAGCTAAAACTGCAACGACATCATAGGCTCCATCCCGCTGCTCCATACATaccagtgtgtgtgtatgcaagtgtgtgggtgtgtgcaaCTGCATCGTAGGTTCCAGTAAAAAGCAGGAGGAAACAAGACTGCAACGCTGAAAAtccaaatattttttttgtgctgtgaGATGTGAAAAGGAGTTAAAGCGAAAATTTGAAAAGAGCATTTCTCCCACTGCATTTTAGTGCCCACGCAAAATTGCCGCAAAACCAAGAACGAGGAAGAGCAGTGGAagtggacagcagcagcacaccaGCAAAGTATCAAACAGGCTCGGTTCGGCTCAGCACAGCGCGCTAACTTCAACTTTGTGAACGCAGTCAGTCGACGCAGACGTCGCCGTCAACGTCAACAGCActgttgttgcatttgctgCAGTTGGCCCaatcgctgctgttgctcttgcagttgcagttgcagtcgccTCGTTGTGGTCGCCGCGAGTGTAGGGCAGCATCGGAAGAGATAGTGAGACTCTGAGCAACGCGCAGCGAAgcaagcagcagaaacagctaAACCACACAGAGGTAAGTGCTGGGAGAGGGGGGAAAATgaagaaagacagacagaaaaaaaaaacaatcagcGAAGAGTGATCAAAAGTGAACGCAAAAAAGCTGGCAATTGCCGGCGAATGTGAAACTAAAAGcgaaaatacaaaacaaaaattcataaaaCAGAGTGGGGGGAGGTTCACAGTGGCTTCCCAAAATAATGAATGGTTtagttgtttgcttttttcatacatatgtgtatccCTTGCAAGGAAGATCTCTCTGATGATCATGTTCTTTTGACACTGGCTAGTATTTACTCAAAAAGAATCTAGAATCTGTTGAAAATATTTAGGGCCTGCTAGCTCCGCGCATCACTAAAGACTTCCAATTGGGTTTCGGAAATTTCGGGAATTTTCTTCATTCAAGTGGAGGAGATTGGCCTACGTGATAAATTGGACCGGCACGCACGCACAACCGAACAGTAGCGTAGCGTAGCGGCAAAACAGCTGCCTTTGCGAGCAAGGGAgaggtttttcttttgaagGGTGGGGGTATCaactgttgtttttgtttgcttggcTTCATTTataaagtatttatttatgtactATTTGTCTTGGCTACCTCAGGCATCATTACGTCTACATCTCTTCGTTCATCGGTTCATTCTTTTCGCTTATTTACTGTGATCGCGACTGCTCATAGACAGATGAAACAGAATGACAGTGATGGTAGACAAATAAGTATTGTACATAAACTATAGGTAACCCTGATATTTCGCCCTGACACTGTACCGTACACTCAGCATACaatgttgccgctgctgtagtattcatcttcctcttctgctAGGCCTCTGAGCTTTGCAAAATTTTGCGACGCAATTTCGGCAGCGTCGGTTTTATGCTCCCTCTACACTCCCCCCTCTCTATCTACCAATTCCATGCTGAGAGAGTAAGAAAGAGGCGAGAGAGCAGGAACAGCCGAacattgttttgtttttgcgccCTATCACAAAAAGGGGGCACAACAAGTGCGAACATAGCTCCGGGGAGAGAGTGCGAAAGGGATGGGATGTCCATGCCGCGGCAATAACATAGAAATTTCGTAAAACGCACTAAAACTTTCAAGGTTAAACCGGGCAAAACAAACATAAAAACCGGTTACAGCATATAAACGAACGAGCGGGCACAGTACATAAGAACTAACTG
The sequence above is a segment of the Drosophila pseudoobscura strain MV-25-SWS-2005 chromosome X, UCI_Dpse_MV25, whole genome shotgun sequence genome. Coding sequences within it:
- the LOC6901217 gene encoding gametocyte-specific factor 1 homolog; protein product: MSQNLSLKVAPSNKDDYLECPFDERHLIMRSRMTVHLVRCAPNHHGSRKVRCPFNNTHIDTISKMKIHVGTCPERAGFEKFVHQNEIEEPDELPYEKREEIECSEDWDKEPDVGTYNPKLYCDKKFLILNPQGNPPAVKRQIRESERKRFQQHQKF
- the Rtc1 gene encoding probable RNA 3'-terminal phosphate cyclase-like protein, whose amino-acid sequence is MPPVAQEGNCLIYRGSNFLKQRLILACLSGKPLKITQIRSEDEAAPGLREYEINLIRLLDKITNGTRIELNPAGTSVMFTPGLLHGGQIHHDCCVQRGIGYYLDALIALGPFCKNPLNATLRGVTNSKDSPSVDHIKGAALSLLKRFLLVDEGLDLRVVKRGVAPLGGGEIEFRCPVRKSLRAIQCQAQGMIKRIRGTVYACKVSPAMANRTVEAAKGCMLKFLPDVYIYTDQNRGKMSGNSPGFGICLLAETTEGVCFAADCSSNTREESDTPAVPEDLGQEVAMRLLDEIYRGGCCDSAYQWLAALYMALGQKHVSKFLTGALSTYTVHFLQHLRDFFSITFKLENPEAEDEDEGDDVRGAQKVLMACVGIGYTNINKRVN
- the Yp3 gene encoding vitellogenin-3, with protein sequence MSLRLCLLLACLTAVAYANKDASSSTGMHELKPTKWLSASELESVPSLNDITWERLENEPLHKGANLIEKIYHVSHIKHDLTPSFVPSPSNVPVWIIKSNGDRVEAKLNNYVEKAQAQTGFGEDEVTIVLTGLPQTSQTAKKAMRKLVQAYIQRYNLQQQQKNAQEQQQGYQQQTNKDYDYTSTSSEEQADQWKSAKTASGDLIIIDLGSTLTNFKRYAMLDVAGTGAMIGQTLIQLTNKGVPQEIIHLIGQGIAAHVAGAAGNEFTAQTGHKLRRITGLDPAKLLSKRRNALVGLSRGDADFVDAIHTSAYGMGTFFRCGDVDFYPNGPSAGVPGAKNVIEAVARATRYFAESVRPGNERNFPAVPANSLEQYKEKDGFGKRAYMGLQTDFDLQGDYILEVNEKSPFGQRTPAQKQASYHGVHHYQN